The Desulfobacterales bacterium genome includes a window with the following:
- a CDS encoding homocysteine S-methyltransferase family protein, whose product MTSPKTDLLDKLENDVVLVAEGYLFELERRGYLKAGPFVPEAVLKFPNAVRDLHTEFMRMGSDVVVAFTYYGHRSKMKSVGLEDQLETLNIKAVELAKKVADTHKGLTAGNICNTWEYDSSHTEASERKIRAIFSEQVQWAIQGGVDFIVAETFSHLGEALIALEVIKAAGLAAVVTFTPATAQSCDGYSWAKACRILEENGADVVGLNCGRGPQTMLPILEDIRQAVSGHVAALPVPYRTDNKSPSFFDLQLSDGQIAFPVALDPFVLTRYEMADFAVRVREMGINYIGICCGAGPHHVRAMAEALGRQVPASEYSPDMALHPILGDETSQKKAYIECRFVPFPDESDSDP is encoded by the coding sequence ATGACATCTCCAAAGACCGATCTATTGGATAAACTGGAAAATGATGTTGTCCTGGTTGCTGAAGGCTACCTTTTTGAACTCGAAAGAAGAGGGTATCTCAAGGCTGGGCCCTTTGTGCCGGAAGCTGTTTTAAAATTTCCAAATGCGGTGCGGGACCTCCATACGGAGTTCATGCGAATGGGTAGTGATGTCGTGGTCGCCTTTACGTACTATGGCCACCGCTCAAAAATGAAATCAGTCGGATTGGAAGATCAGCTCGAAACTTTAAATATAAAGGCGGTTGAGCTGGCCAAAAAGGTGGCTGACACCCACAAAGGCCTAACGGCGGGAAACATCTGCAATACATGGGAATATGACAGCAGCCACACGGAAGCATCAGAAAGAAAAATCAGGGCCATTTTCAGCGAACAGGTGCAATGGGCAATACAGGGAGGTGTTGATTTTATTGTTGCTGAAACCTTCAGCCACCTGGGTGAAGCCTTGATTGCCCTGGAGGTGATTAAAGCAGCCGGTCTTGCGGCCGTGGTCACGTTTACACCCGCCACCGCTCAAAGCTGTGATGGTTACAGCTGGGCCAAGGCTTGCCGAATTCTTGAGGAAAACGGTGCCGATGTGGTGGGCCTAAATTGCGGCCGAGGCCCGCAGACCATGCTGCCGATTTTAGAAGACATCCGGCAAGCTGTCAGCGGGCATGTGGCCGCGCTGCCGGTGCCCTATCGTACTGACAATAAAAGCCCCAGCTTTTTTGATTTGCAGTTGTCTGACGGACAAATTGCCTTTCCGGTGGCACTGGACCCATTTGTGCTCACACGGTACGAGATGGCTGATTTTGCGGTGCGGGTCCGTGAGATGGGCATCAACTATATCGGTATCTGCTGCGGGGCCGGTCCCCACCACGTGCGGGCAATGGCCGAGGCCCTGGGGCGTCAGGTGCCCGCCAGCGAATATTCGCCCGATATGGCGCTGCATCCGATTCTGGGTGACGAAACATCCCAAAAAAAAGCGTACATCGAATGCCGATTTGTGCCGTTTCCCGATGAGTCTGATTCCGATCCGTAA
- a CDS encoding propionyl-CoA synthetase: MANPYEVAHSQSMEDPNGFWGAAAEDCHWYKKWEKVLDDSNKPFYRWFSGGEMNTCYNALDYHIDNGRGDQNAMIYDSPVTDTIKKYTYNDLRDEVARFAGALAAQGLSKGDRVLIYMPMIPEAVIAMLASARLGAVHSVVFGGFAAKELAVRINDAKPKVIVSASCGIEVKRIIAYKPLLDEAIDMADAKPEYCIVKQRPMETASMQEGRDLDWDAVMSKAQPHDCVPVAATDPLYILYTSGTTGVPKGVVRDNGGHMVALKWTMGAVYNVQAGDVYWAASDVGWVVGHSYIVYGPLLKGCTTILFEGKPVGTPDAGVFWRVISEHNVKVMFTAPTAFRAIKREDPKAELMKNYDLSNFKALFLAGERTDPDTLKWAENSLNVPVIDHWWQTETGWAIAGNCLGLHHFPVKEGSPTKAAPGWNLQVVDENTQPVASGEIGALVAKLPMPPGTLPTLWNNDDGFLAAYMEEFPGYYKTADAGYIDDEGYVFVMSRTDDIINVAGHRLSTGAMEEVLADHPDVAECAVLGVEDKLKGQVPVGFMVLNAGVERDSNEIIAEVIQMVRDRIGPVASFKTATVVKRLPKTRSGKILRGTIQKIADNTPYNVPATIDDPTILDEMEEALTGIGYAKARKE; the protein is encoded by the coding sequence ATGGCAAATCCTTATGAAGTTGCCCATAGCCAATCCATGGAAGACCCAAACGGTTTCTGGGGGGCGGCAGCTGAAGACTGCCACTGGTATAAAAAATGGGAAAAGGTATTGGATGATTCTAACAAACCGTTTTATCGCTGGTTTAGTGGCGGGGAGATGAACACCTGCTACAACGCCCTGGATTATCACATTGACAACGGCCGGGGTGATCAAAACGCGATGATTTACGATTCGCCGGTTACCGATACCATCAAAAAATACACCTACAACGATCTGCGTGACGAGGTGGCCCGTTTTGCCGGCGCCCTGGCTGCCCAGGGTTTGAGCAAGGGCGATCGGGTCCTGATTTACATGCCGATGATTCCGGAAGCTGTTATTGCTATGCTGGCCAGCGCCCGTCTGGGTGCGGTGCACTCGGTGGTGTTTGGTGGATTTGCCGCCAAAGAACTGGCGGTGCGCATCAATGATGCCAAGCCCAAGGTCATTGTGTCCGCTTCCTGCGGTATAGAGGTCAAACGCATCATTGCCTACAAACCGCTGCTGGATGAGGCCATTGACATGGCTGACGCTAAGCCGGAGTATTGCATTGTCAAGCAGCGACCCATGGAAACCGCTTCGATGCAAGAAGGGCGTGATCTGGATTGGGATGCTGTCATGTCAAAAGCCCAACCGCATGATTGTGTGCCGGTGGCGGCCACCGATCCATTGTACATCCTGTATACATCCGGAACCACGGGTGTGCCCAAAGGCGTGGTGCGCGATAACGGCGGTCACATGGTGGCCCTTAAATGGACGATGGGTGCCGTTTATAATGTGCAAGCCGGCGATGTCTATTGGGCGGCCTCGGATGTGGGTTGGGTCGTGGGCCATTCCTATATCGTTTACGGCCCTTTGCTGAAAGGATGCACCACCATTTTATTTGAAGGCAAACCGGTGGGCACACCGGATGCCGGTGTTTTCTGGCGCGTGATTTCCGAACACAATGTCAAGGTCATGTTTACAGCGCCGACGGCATTTCGCGCCATTAAACGCGAAGATCCCAAAGCGGAGCTGATGAAAAATTATGATTTGTCCAATTTTAAGGCGCTTTTTCTGGCCGGTGAACGCACGGACCCCGATACGCTTAAATGGGCTGAAAACAGCCTGAATGTTCCGGTCATCGATCACTGGTGGCAGACGGAAACCGGCTGGGCCATCGCTGGGAATTGTCTGGGACTGCATCATTTTCCGGTCAAGGAAGGCTCGCCCACCAAAGCGGCTCCGGGCTGGAACCTGCAGGTGGTTGATGAAAACACCCAGCCGGTTGCCAGCGGTGAAATCGGAGCGCTAGTGGCCAAATTGCCCATGCCGCCGGGCACTCTGCCGACACTGTGGAATAACGATGATGGCTTTTTGGCGGCTTACATGGAGGAATTCCCCGGCTATTACAAAACCGCAGATGCCGGTTATATTGATGATGAAGGCTATGTTTTTGTGATGAGCCGCACCGATGACATTATCAACGTTGCCGGTCACCGGCTTTCCACCGGTGCTATGGAAGAAGTCCTGGCCGATCACCCGGATGTGGCCGAATGTGCGGTATTAGGGGTTGAAGACAAACTCAAGGGACAGGTGCCCGTTGGATTTATGGTGCTGAATGCCGGTGTTGAGCGTGATTCGAACGAGATAATCGCTGAAGTCATCCAGATGGTGCGCGATCGCATCGGGCCGGTGGCTTCTTTTAAGACCGCCACGGTGGTCAAGCGCCTGCCCAAAACGCGCTCCGGCAAAATTTTGCGCGGCACGATCCAAAAAATTGCCGATAATACACCTTACAACGTGCCGGCAACCATCGATGATCCGACTATTCTGGATGAAATGGAGGAAGCGCTGACTGGTATCGGCTACGCCAAAGCCAGAAAAGAATAA
- a CDS encoding DUF294 nucleotidyltransferase-like domain-containing protein: MSQSILTFLSKQAPFSELPPAECKRIAESIRIENYDSGHNLSMQGRTKLESIYIVREGILELFYESRGEKEMSGIIKPGEVFGGISILMNAGISVRSVKVVEDATVYILPESIFLDIATQHSDFYEFFAEKFRKRMMNKSYASVVAAGQVLHFLHELAPFSFLPQEDLEKMAAAISIINYPKDTILFAQGRSKIDYLYIIQKGAAERYFEENDEKTLRGMLGEGDMYGGISMLVNDGLAIRTLRVSEDSYFYILPKELFLEACQKHGAFSDFFTDTFGKRMLDRSYAEIIAHNRGPSEQTTEFFNRPVESIFNKDLVFCDQNMPIQAAAAVMSEHNTSSIFVREPKGKFVGVVTDNDLRKKVTATGYDILKPVSDIMSSPLSMIPKKALLFEALMEMMQKNIKHLAVTENTDKVIGVITNRDLLRAQGQSPLFIIREIIQAKFINQIVQVRKQVPRLIETLINTGSKARNVTGLLTTVSDTILKKIIGFALEEFGPPPVNFVFMILGSEGRMEQTLKTDQDNAIIFEDVPSDSLKKVTQYFLKFSERVCNWLDEAGYALCKGGIMAKNANWCQPLSVWKSYFRRWIHTAEPEALLQASIFFDFRAGYGEEGLITDLRQYLFKELAGWPGFFRHMAENAMYFTPPIGFFRNFVVESEGEHRDAFDIKAAMQPIVDYARIYALNNQIEQTNTHERLNQLLAIEKISPEEHNELETAYSYMMQQRLVRQVKAMVEENVAPNNYINPKKLSRIEQTMLKEIFKRVEKFQGKLSFDFTGMT, from the coding sequence ATGTCACAATCGATACTTACATTCCTATCGAAGCAGGCTCCGTTTTCAGAACTGCCGCCAGCTGAATGCAAGCGGATTGCTGAATCCATTCGCATTGAGAACTACGACAGCGGTCACAACCTGTCCATGCAGGGTCGCACGAAATTGGAGAGCATCTATATCGTCAGGGAGGGAATTCTGGAACTTTTTTACGAATCCCGGGGCGAAAAGGAAATGAGCGGCATCATCAAACCGGGAGAAGTTTTCGGGGGTATTTCGATATTGATGAATGCCGGTATATCGGTGCGCTCGGTCAAGGTGGTTGAGGATGCGACGGTCTACATTTTACCGGAGAGCATTTTTCTGGATATTGCCACCCAGCATTCGGATTTTTACGAGTTTTTTGCCGAGAAGTTTCGCAAGCGCATGATGAACAAATCTTATGCTTCGGTGGTTGCTGCCGGCCAGGTCCTTCATTTTCTGCATGAGCTGGCACCTTTTTCGTTTCTTCCCCAGGAGGATTTGGAAAAAATGGCCGCAGCGATCTCTATTATCAATTATCCAAAGGACACCATTCTGTTTGCCCAGGGGCGTTCCAAAATCGATTATTTGTATATCATTCAAAAAGGGGCGGCGGAGCGTTATTTTGAAGAAAATGATGAAAAAACCCTGCGCGGAATGCTCGGTGAGGGCGATATGTATGGCGGTATTTCCATGCTGGTCAATGATGGCCTCGCCATCCGAACCCTGCGGGTTAGCGAGGATTCGTATTTCTATATATTGCCGAAAGAGTTGTTTTTAGAAGCTTGCCAAAAACACGGCGCTTTTTCAGATTTTTTTACAGACACTTTCGGCAAAAGGATGTTGGATCGCTCCTACGCCGAAATTATCGCGCACAATCGCGGGCCGAGCGAGCAGACCACCGAGTTTTTTAACCGGCCGGTGGAAAGCATCTTCAACAAAGATCTGGTTTTTTGCGATCAAAATATGCCCATTCAGGCAGCAGCGGCGGTAATGAGCGAACACAATACCAGCTCCATTTTCGTTCGCGAACCCAAAGGAAAATTTGTCGGTGTTGTGACAGATAATGATTTAAGAAAAAAAGTAACGGCTACCGGCTATGACATCTTAAAGCCGGTTTCTGATATTATGTCGTCACCCTTGAGCATGATTCCCAAAAAAGCCCTTTTGTTTGAAGCCTTGATGGAAATGATGCAAAAAAATATCAAACATTTGGCGGTGACCGAAAATACCGACAAGGTTATTGGGGTCATAACCAATCGGGATTTGCTAAGAGCTCAGGGGCAGTCGCCTTTATTTATCATCCGAGAGATTATTCAGGCCAAGTTTATCAACCAGATTGTGCAAGTTCGCAAACAGGTCCCGCGTTTGATTGAAACCCTGATCAATACCGGCTCAAAAGCTCGCAATGTCACCGGTCTTTTAACAACGGTTTCGGACACCATTCTGAAAAAGATTATCGGATTTGCCCTCGAGGAGTTCGGACCGCCGCCGGTTAACTTTGTCTTTATGATTTTGGGCAGTGAAGGCCGCATGGAGCAGACGCTGAAAACCGATCAGGACAACGCCATCATATTTGAAGATGTGCCCTCCGATTCGCTTAAAAAGGTGACCCAATATTTTTTAAAATTCAGCGAGCGGGTTTGCAACTGGCTGGATGAAGCTGGCTATGCCCTTTGCAAAGGCGGCATCATGGCCAAAAATGCAAATTGGTGTCAGCCACTGTCGGTCTGGAAAAGCTATTTCCGGCGCTGGATTCATACAGCCGAGCCGGAAGCCTTGCTGCAGGCCAGTATTTTCTTTGATTTCAGGGCTGGATATGGAGAGGAAGGGCTAATCACCGATTTGCGGCAATACCTGTTTAAAGAACTGGCAGGATGGCCCGGGTTTTTTCGTCATATGGCGGAGAATGCCATGTATTTCACACCACCGATCGGCTTTTTTCGTAACTTTGTGGTAGAATCGGAAGGCGAGCACCGGGATGCCTTTGACATTAAAGCAGCTATGCAGCCGATTGTTGATTACGCCAGAATCTATGCCCTCAACAACCAAATTGAGCAGACCAATACCCATGAGCGCTTAAATCAATTGCTGGCTATTGAAAAGATTAGCCCCGAGGAACACAATGAGCTGGAAACGGCATACAGCTATATGATGCAGCAGCGCCTGGTGCGCCAAGTAAAAGCTATGGTCGAGGAAAACGTTGCTCCCAACAATTATATCAACCCCAAAAAGCTCTCACGCATCGAACAGACCATGCTGAAAGAAATCTTCAAGCGCGTTGAAAAATTTCAGGGCAAGCTCAGCTTTGATTTTACCGGCATGACCTAA
- a CDS encoding exonuclease domain-containing protein, with translation MKRRGHKFWQAIALSVAAWLIICIGFAVWFKTQLSPEALGFLADLIKAHFGPLLILAVLLLLSGALLLDSILRKYIRPLRKITEQITLVNPTNPSHRFDIAGAAEIQQLCERLNEGATHYESLLNDIEKRVNTARAQSEEEKNILAAIMSELPEGVIVCNPEGQILLYNNRAKQLLSGMGDDSHETGLRFVGLGRSVFEIFDENLIRHTIDQIITKLENDDADVVSYFVTQGAENTLLRAEAVPVLDFRRHYSGLILILSDITQQLESQNYLNLTLQSFTRGIRASFAGIRSAIETILDYPDMDANRLETLKKIIHKESLNIGDLLERDPTLSSHPMFNQWPLERIAVQDLLDVLRARCRQSLGADLRTDDIASEHYVHVDQSSFLLALLFVIQQIQKATGVSEMSCRLIQLQRFVGLDLLWSGHPLKADLLKAWETQPLSFEKEGFSLTLREVIDHHNGEIGLYASKSLKDTAYVRFFLPVVYLIKPERSRSLMILPESRPEFYNFDMFLQVEEQPELQNRNLSKLSYTVFDLETTGLNPTEGDEIISVGAVRIVNGRLLQNERFEQLVDPKRSVPWTSVRIHGIHPEMLEGMPTIDEVLPMFYDFAKDTILVAHNAAFDMRFLQLKEELTGVKFVNPVLDTLLLSAVVHPSHEDHNLEAIAKRLGVRILARHTAMGDAVATGEMFLKFLPLLSQQKIFTLSQALAASQKTFYARQKF, from the coding sequence ATGAAAAGACGGGGACATAAATTCTGGCAGGCGATTGCGCTATCTGTTGCCGCTTGGCTGATCATATGCATTGGTTTTGCCGTCTGGTTTAAAACCCAACTTTCCCCGGAAGCGTTAGGCTTTTTGGCGGACCTTATCAAGGCGCATTTCGGGCCTCTTCTGATCCTGGCAGTTTTGTTGCTGCTGTCCGGCGCACTTCTTTTAGACAGCATCTTGCGCAAATACATCCGGCCTTTGCGCAAAATTACCGAACAAATAACTCTGGTGAATCCAACCAATCCTTCTCACCGGTTTGATATTGCCGGTGCCGCCGAGATTCAGCAGCTCTGCGAGCGTTTAAACGAAGGGGCGACCCACTATGAATCCCTGCTAAATGATATTGAAAAACGCGTCAATACGGCCCGGGCCCAATCGGAAGAAGAGAAAAATATCCTGGCGGCCATAATGTCGGAGTTGCCCGAAGGGGTGATCGTCTGCAATCCGGAGGGCCAAATTTTGCTGTACAATAACCGCGCCAAACAACTGCTGTCGGGTATGGGTGATGACAGCCATGAAACCGGCCTAAGATTTGTTGGCCTGGGGCGCTCCGTTTTCGAGATTTTTGACGAAAATTTAATCCGTCACACCATCGATCAAATTATTACGAAATTAGAAAATGACGACGCAGATGTGGTTTCCTACTTTGTTACTCAAGGTGCTGAAAATACATTGCTGCGCGCTGAAGCGGTTCCGGTTTTAGACTTTCGCCGGCATTACTCGGGCTTGATCTTGATCTTGTCTGATATTACCCAGCAGCTTGAATCCCAAAATTATCTGAATCTCACACTGCAATCGTTTACCCGCGGCATCCGGGCTTCATTTGCCGGTATCCGTTCGGCGATTGAAACCATCCTGGATTACCCGGATATGGATGCCAATCGTCTTGAGACACTTAAAAAGATTATTCACAAAGAGTCACTAAATATCGGTGACCTTTTGGAACGCGATCCCACCCTGTCTTCTCACCCCATGTTCAATCAATGGCCGCTGGAGCGGATTGCAGTGCAAGATCTGTTAGACGTATTGAGGGCCAGGTGTCGTCAGAGTCTAGGTGCTGATTTGCGAACAGATGATATTGCCAGCGAGCATTACGTCCATGTCGACCAATCCTCTTTTTTGCTGGCCCTTTTGTTTGTCATTCAACAGATCCAAAAAGCGACCGGGGTGAGTGAAATGAGTTGCCGCTTGATCCAGTTGCAGCGTTTTGTGGGTTTGGATCTGCTCTGGTCAGGGCACCCGCTAAAAGCAGATCTACTAAAAGCCTGGGAAACCCAGCCACTGTCTTTTGAAAAAGAGGGCTTCTCGCTAACCCTCAGAGAAGTGATTGATCATCACAACGGTGAAATCGGCTTATATGCATCCAAGAGCTTAAAGGATACCGCTTATGTGCGCTTTTTTCTACCGGTCGTTTACCTCATCAAACCCGAGCGATCACGCTCATTGATGATCCTGCCGGAAAGCCGTCCCGAGTTCTATAATTTTGATATGTTTTTGCAGGTGGAGGAACAACCGGAGCTGCAGAACCGCAATTTGTCTAAACTGTCTTATACGGTGTTCGATCTGGAAACCACCGGTTTGAACCCCACTGAGGGCGACGAGATCATCTCCGTTGGTGCCGTTCGCATCGTTAATGGCCGCTTGCTGCAAAACGAGCGCTTCGAGCAATTGGTGGATCCCAAACGATCGGTGCCCTGGACTTCGGTAAGGATACACGGCATTCACCCCGAGATGCTGGAGGGAATGCCGACCATCGATGAAGTGCTGCCGATGTTTTATGATTTCGCAAAAGACACCATTTTAGTGGCACATAATGCCGCCTTTGATATGCGCTTTTTACAATTAAAGGAGGAGTTAACTGGGGTGAAATTTGTCAATCCGGTGCTGGATACGTTATTGCTGTCGGCTGTTGTCCATCCATCCCATGAAGATCATAATTTGGAAGCCATTGCCAAACGGCTGGGTGTCCGGATTTTGGCTCGACATACCGCCATGGGTGATGCCGTGGCGACCGGTGAAATGTTTCTTAAATTTTTACCACTGCTGTCGCAGCAGAAAATTTTTACCCTCAGCCAGGCTCTGGCGGCTTCTCAGAAAACGTTCTATGCCAGGCAGAAATTCTAA
- a CDS encoding sensor histidine kinase translates to MLETGVILFVSFGYMGLLFGIAHYGDKRADAGRSIISNPYIYALSLAVYCTAWTFYGSVGLAVGSGLGFLTIYIGPTLMALLGWSIWQKIIRISKIHRITSIADFIASRYGKSTTLGGLATNIAVIGVIPYIALQLKAISTGFLLITQYPDISAPFSFSDVPVMFDPAFYIALLLAVFAILFGTRHLDATERHEGLVAAIAFESIVKLAAFLTVGIFVTYFIHNGFGDLFQKAAVYPDPQNTLGAKPGSGSALLFDKYLTIKGQSFSYTDWSIYLLISMLAIVFLPRQFQIAVVENVNEEHLNKAIWLFPLYLLAINIFVLPVAFSGILRFPDGNADADFFALTLPMAERQQLIAMFVYLGGMSAATGMVIVETIALSTMICNDLVMPVLLRLPIEEMGLRQDYSGLLLTIRRCSIVLVLLLGYAYFRTIGEFYALVSMGLVSFVAVAQFAPALLGGIFWKGGTRTGAICGLLAGFAVWTYTLFLPSLVPAGIISDVFVTRGPMGIELLKPFELFGLQGFNQISHAVFWSLLVNTGAYIGASIFSRPRTIEHTQAALFVDVFRYSEEAGESHFWRGTASLPDLRSLLVRFLGRRRTDEALADYADKRKLSWNYLVTADANLVSYAERLLAGAIGSASARVMVASVVKEESLGIEEVLNILDETQQVIAYSRELEKATAELQEANRRLKDLDRLKDEFISTVTHELRTPLTSVRSLAEILHTNPDIAVDQHKNFTGIIIKESERLTRLINQVLDYEKIESAQMDWVIIATDIKEVIEDAVASTRQLVEDKNIRIDYELIDNPPLISGDRDRLVQVMVNLISNAVKFCDSDRGKIIIRLTANAEQVQVDVEDNGIGIRARDQNKIFEKFQQVKDPSRGRPYGTGIGLTISKRIIDFHHGQIWVKSKPGIGSTFSFSLPTHRETALTS, encoded by the coding sequence ATGTTAGAGACCGGGGTCATACTATTCGTATCATTCGGCTACATGGGCCTGCTTTTTGGCATCGCCCATTACGGTGACAAACGCGCCGATGCCGGGCGCAGCATCATCAGCAATCCTTATATCTATGCCCTTTCCTTGGCCGTATATTGCACGGCCTGGACCTTCTACGGTAGTGTCGGGCTGGCCGTCGGCAGCGGCCTGGGCTTTTTAACCATTTACATCGGCCCAACCCTGATGGCATTGCTGGGCTGGTCAATCTGGCAAAAAATCATCCGCATCAGCAAGATTCACCGCATCACCTCCATCGCCGATTTCATTGCCTCCCGCTATGGTAAAAGCACCACGCTGGGTGGACTGGCCACCAATATTGCCGTCATCGGTGTGATCCCCTATATTGCGCTGCAGCTGAAAGCCATTTCAACCGGATTTTTGCTGATCACGCAATATCCTGACATATCGGCCCCATTCAGCTTTTCCGACGTTCCGGTCATGTTCGACCCTGCATTTTATATCGCTTTGCTGCTAGCTGTCTTTGCCATCTTGTTCGGCACCCGCCATCTGGATGCCACCGAACGACACGAGGGCCTGGTTGCCGCCATCGCCTTTGAATCAATTGTAAAGCTGGCGGCATTTCTAACCGTAGGTATATTTGTGACTTATTTTATCCATAATGGATTTGGCGACCTTTTTCAAAAGGCCGCAGTTTATCCCGATCCCCAAAATACCCTTGGCGCAAAACCGGGCAGCGGCAGCGCGCTCCTTTTTGATAAATACTTGACGATCAAAGGCCAGAGTTTCAGCTACACAGACTGGAGCATTTATTTGCTGATTTCAATGCTGGCCATTGTTTTTTTACCCCGTCAATTCCAAATTGCCGTTGTTGAAAACGTCAATGAAGAGCACCTCAATAAAGCGATCTGGCTTTTTCCGCTTTACCTGCTGGCCATCAATATTTTTGTCTTACCGGTGGCCTTCAGCGGCATCCTGCGTTTTCCGGACGGCAACGCCGATGCCGACTTTTTTGCGCTGACGCTTCCGATGGCCGAACGCCAGCAGCTAATTGCCATGTTTGTTTATCTTGGCGGCATGTCGGCTGCAACCGGCATGGTCATCGTTGAGACCATTGCCCTGAGCACAATGATCTGCAATGACCTGGTCATGCCCGTGCTACTGCGATTGCCCATAGAGGAGATGGGGCTGCGCCAGGATTACAGTGGTCTGCTGCTGACGATCCGCAGGTGCAGTATTGTACTGGTTTTGTTGCTCGGCTACGCCTATTTCCGCACGATTGGCGAATTTTATGCCCTGGTCTCCATGGGGCTGGTGTCTTTTGTAGCGGTTGCTCAGTTTGCACCAGCCCTGTTGGGTGGTATTTTTTGGAAAGGCGGGACCCGCACCGGTGCCATTTGCGGTCTGCTGGCCGGATTTGCGGTGTGGACCTACACCCTTTTCCTGCCGTCACTGGTACCTGCCGGCATCATCTCCGATGTGTTTGTGACCCGGGGGCCTATGGGCATCGAGCTGCTCAAACCCTTTGAATTATTCGGATTGCAGGGCTTCAACCAAATTTCTCACGCGGTTTTCTGGAGCCTGCTGGTTAACACCGGTGCATATATCGGTGCATCCATTTTCAGCCGTCCCCGCACCATCGAGCACACCCAGGCCGCTTTGTTTGTTGATGTTTTCAGATATTCTGAGGAAGCAGGCGAGTCCCATTTCTGGCGCGGAACCGCCAGCCTACCGGATCTTAGATCTCTGCTAGTGCGCTTTTTGGGCCGCCGGCGCACCGATGAAGCCCTTGCCGACTATGCCGACAAACGCAAACTCAGCTGGAACTATCTCGTGACCGCCGACGCCAATCTGGTCAGCTATGCTGAAAGATTGCTGGCCGGTGCCATCGGTTCGGCATCCGCCCGTGTTATGGTCGCATCGGTTGTCAAAGAAGAATCCCTGGGCATCGAAGAAGTATTGAATATTCTCGATGAAACCCAGCAGGTGATTGCTTACAGCCGGGAGCTTGAGAAAGCCACCGCCGAACTTCAGGAAGCCAATCGCCGTCTCAAAGATCTGGATCGTCTTAAGGATGAATTTATCTCGACCGTCACTCATGAACTGCGCACTCCGTTAACATCGGTCCGCTCGCTGGCTGAAATCCTGCACACCAATCCGGACATTGCGGTAGATCAACACAAAAACTTTACCGGTATCATTATTAAAGAAAGCGAGCGCTTGACCCGTCTGATTAACCAGGTGCTGGATTATGAAAAAATTGAATCCGCTCAGATGGACTGGGTCATCATTGCCACCGACATTAAAGAGGTTATCGAGGACGCGGTTGCCAGCACTCGGCAACTGGTTGAAGATAAAAACATCCGTATCGACTATGAACTCATCGACAACCCGCCGCTCATATCCGGTGATCGTGATCGTTTGGTTCAGGTCATGGTGAACCTGATCTCTAATGCCGTCAAATTTTGCGATTCCGATCGCGGCAAAATAATCATCCGCCTGACTGCCAATGCAGAACAGGTGCAGGTCGATGTCGAAGACAACGGCATTGGCATCAGGGCCAGGGATCAAAATAAAATTTTTGAGAAATTCCAACAGGTCAAAGACCCGTCCAGAGGTCGGCCTTACGGCACCGGTATAGGACTGACCATCAGTAAACGCATCATTGATTTTCACCACGGGCAAATATGGGTTAAAAGCAAACCCGGCATTGGGTCGACTTTTTCATTTTCTCTGCCCACGCATCGTGAAACCGCCCTCACCTCCTAG
- a CDS encoding DksA/TraR family C4-type zinc finger protein: MAGGWTRDGGVQEQIDASVKDAVKLARSRLPNGQSATRCELCDSVIPEARRKAIPGVRLCVDCQSEREKDQTTSTGFNRRGSKDSQLK, from the coding sequence ATGGCCGGTGGATGGACCCGTGATGGGGGTGTGCAGGAGCAAATTGATGCCAGTGTAAAAGACGCCGTAAAGCTGGCCAGGAGTCGTTTGCCCAATGGCCAGAGCGCAACCCGGTGTGAGCTATGCGATTCTGTTATACCCGAAGCGCGTCGCAAGGCCATCCCCGGCGTCCGCTTATGCGTCGACTGCCAGTCAGAGCGCGAAAAAGATCAGACCACATCCACGGGGTTCAATCGGCGCGGCAGCAAAGATAGCCAGTTAAAGTAA
- a CDS encoding response regulator: protein MPKEILIVDDEPSIVVPIQFLMEQQGYNVIVAKNGEDALDIILKYKPDLILLDIMLPGIDGYEVCEIVRLNPDFRNVKIIFLTAKGREVEIAKGMALGADAYIIKPFSNAEVVAKVKELLENTHEKTGT, encoded by the coding sequence ATGCCCAAAGAAATACTCATCGTAGATGATGAGCCCAGTATTGTTGTTCCGATCCAGTTTTTGATGGAGCAGCAGGGCTACAATGTCATCGTTGCCAAAAACGGTGAGGATGCGCTTGATATTATTTTAAAATACAAGCCGGACCTCATCCTTTTGGACATCATGCTTCCCGGAATTGATGGGTATGAAGTCTGCGAAATCGTGCGATTGAATCCTGATTTTAGAAATGTTAAAATCATTTTTCTAACAGCCAAGGGCCGCGAGGTTGAAATTGCCAAAGGTATGGCGCTCGGGGCGGACGCCTACATTATCAAACCGTTTTCGAATGCAGAAGTCGTTGCCAAGGTTAAAGAGCTTCTAGAAAATACGCATGAAAAGACGGGGACATAA